One Helianthus annuus cultivar XRQ/B chromosome 12, HanXRQr2.0-SUNRISE, whole genome shotgun sequence genomic region harbors:
- the LOC118485113 gene encoding uncharacterized protein LOC118485113, whose protein sequence is MAPKRRNTRKQPNYQLPTTEAELEALLEQRIATAIAQYEANRVDSSGGTGGSGGSGPGGSGTGGNIVIGGTTIPGCTYKAFLDCKPLNFNGTEGAVGFVRWVEKTESVIRISKCTPEQTVMYVTCLFLDEALTWWNLQVQTLGDEAAYGMTWEGLRELMREEYCSRAEIQRLETEFWNLTMIGADVAGYTQRFHDLSRVVPYLVTPEFKRIERYIWGLAPEIRSMVTSSHPATIRSAVSLAVSLTEDAVRMETLTRKGSDKKDSVDESKSSGKRKWSNFKKGNNATNQTAKTQDVKAFSATANATSSGPRKYTGPLPKCNKCNYHHVGTCESAKCKRCGKVGHKMETCRVVLPKKDKGCYECGAEDHFKRQCPKLNPAKGRAFVIGAKDARQDPNVVTGTFLLNNHYASILFDTGADLSFVSTDFKRMLNLESSKLDIPYSIELANGKLVKSYEVVKGCMLVLCNQEFSIDLLPVQLGSFDVIVGMDWLSKNHAEVICHEKIIRIPLSDGETLSVHGERRGTPLRIITCMKAQKCLRKGCFAFLAHVVDKKTEEPKLEDIPVVREFPEVFPEDLPGLPPQRQVEFRIDLVPGAAPVAKSPYRLAPSELQELSNQLQELLDKGYHQLRVQEESIPKTAFRTRYGHYEFLVMPFGLTNAPAEEHEQHLRLILELLKNEKLYAKFSKCEFWIREVQFLGHVVNEKGIHVDPSKIEAIKNWEAPKSPTEIRQFLGLAGYYRRFIENFSKIAQPLTALTQKDKKFDWGDKQESAFQLLKEKLCGAPILSLPDGTDDFVVYCDASHQGLGCVLMQRDKVIAYASRQLKANVVADALSRKERVKTLRVRALGLTIQTSLTTQIRDAQREALKPEFIKEESLRGMEQQLEPKEDETLYFMGRVWVPLFGGLRNIVLDEAHKSKYSIHPGADKMYHDLKEFYWWPNLKGDIATYVGKCLTCSKVKAEYQKPSGLLQQPEIPIWKWEQISMDFISKLPRTSKGNDMIWEVVARHGVPVSIISGRDGRFISSYHTSIKAAPFEALYGRKCRSPLCWAEVGEKQLIGPELVQETTDKIFQIRDRIKAARDRQKSYADVGRKPLTFEVGDKVLLKVSPWKDVARFGKRGKLNPRYIGPFEVLSKVGTVAYKLKLPDELSSVHNTFHVSNLKKCLADETLIIPTDEICIDDKLHFIEEPVEVTDWKVQKLRRSRIKLVKVRWNSKRGPEFTWEREDQMKTKYPHLFEKTPVQDDSA, encoded by the exons ATGGCTCCGAAACGAAGAAATACTCGTAAACAACCGAATTACCAACTTCCCACCACGGAGGCAGAATTGGAAGCTTTGTTGGAACAGCGCATTGCTACCGCCATTGCACAGTATGAAGCAAACCGTGTCGATTCCAGCGGCGGTACTGGAGGCTCCGGAGGTTCTGGACCTGGAGGATCAGGAACGGGTGGGAACATTGTGATTG GAGGTACTACCATTCCAGGGTGCACTTATAAGGCGTTCCTCGACTGCAAGCCTCTAAACTTCAATGGTACCGAGGGAGCTGTTGGCTTTGTACGTTGGGTGGAGAAGACGGAATCGGTGATCCGTATCAGCAAATGTACCCCGGAACAAACGGTGATGTATGTTACTTGCCTCTTTCTGGATGaggcgttgacttggtggaaccttcaggttcaaacatTAGGTGATGAGGCCGCTTATGGGATGACATGGGAAGGACTTCGGGAATTGATGCGAGAAGAGTACTGCTCGAGAGCTGAAATCCAAAGACTAGAGACAGAATTTTGGAATCTAACTATGATCGGCGCTGATGTTGCGGGGTATACGCAAcggttccatgatttgtccagGGTAGTTCCCTACCTTGTGACACCGGAGTTCAAGAGAATCGAACGATATATATGGGGTTTGGCACCTGAAATCCGTAGCATGGTTACCTCGTCTCACCCTGCTACAATTCGAAGTGCAGTGAGCCTAGCTGTTAGTTTAACTGAAGATGCGGTGCGCATGGAGACCCTAACTAGGAAGGGAAGTGACAAGAAGGATTCAGTCGATGAATCAAAGAGTTCGGGTAAGCGGAAATGGTCTAACTTCAAGAAGGGTAACAACGCTACAAACCAAACTGCAAAAACTCAAGATGTGAAAGCTTTCTCTGCTACTGCGAACGCAACAAGCTCTGGTCCAAGAAAGTATACGGGTCCTCTACCcaagtgcaacaaatgtaactACCATCATGTGGGCACTTGTGAAAGTGCCAAATGTAAAAGGTGTGGAAAGGTGGGACACAAAATGGAAACTTGTAGGGTGGTGTTACCAAAGAAGGACAAAGGATGCTACGAGTGCGGTGCCGAGGATCATTTCAAGCGGCAATGTCCTAAGTTGAACCCAGCTAAGGGTCGAGCCTTCGTGATTGGAGCTAAGGATGCTCGTCAGGACCCGAACGTAGTTACGGGTACGTTTCTTCTCAATAATCATTATGCTTCAATtctttttgatactggtgccgacctTAGCTTCGTATCTACCGACTTTAAACGTATGTTGAATTTAGAGTCAAGCAAGCTAGATATACCCTACTCTATTGAATTGGCCAATGGAAAGTTGGTTAAGTCATATGAGGTTGTTAAGGGTTGCATGTTGGTCTTGTGCAATCAAGAATTTAGTATAGATCTTCTACCGGTCCAACTGGGTAGCTTCGATGTCATagtcggcatggattggttgtcgaaaAACCATGCCGAAGTGATTTGTCATGAAAAGATAATTCGTATTCCTCTATCCGATGGTGAGACGCTTTCTGTCCATGGAGAAAGACGTGGAACCCCATTGCGAATTATTACTTGCATGAAGGCCCAAAAATGTCTACGGAAGGGTTGTTTCGCATTCTTGGCGCACGTAGTTGATAAGAAGACAGAGGAGCCTAAACTTGAGGATATTCCTGTTGTGAGGGAATtccctgaagtctttcctgaagacttgccaggattgccccCACAAAGGCAAGtcgagtttcgcatcgacttggTCCCAGGAGCTGCCCCTGTAGCTAAATCGCCTTACCGTTTAGCTCCGTCAGAGTTGCAGGAATTATCTAACCAACTTCAAGAATTGCTAGACAAGG gctatcatcagttgcgagTTCAAGAGGAGAGTATTCCCAAGACGGCGTTTAGAACCCGttacggtcattatgagtttcttgtcatgccttTCGGCTTGACTAACGCACCGGCC gaagagcatgagcaacattTAAGGCTTATTCTCGAATTGCTGAAGAACGAGAAACTATAcgcaaagttttcgaaatgcgaattttggattcgcgaggtaCAGTTTCTCGGTCATGTGGTAAACGAGAaagggattcatgtcgatccgtcCAAGATAGAGGCTATAAAGAACTGGGAAGCACCAAAGTCTCCAACTGAAATACGCCAGTTTCTAGGATTGGCGGGGTactatcgacgattcattgagaatttttcaaagatagcACAACCTTTAACCGCCTTGAcccaaaaggataaaaagtttgactGGGGAGATAAACAAGAATCAGCGTTCCAGTTACTTAAAGAGAAACTTTGCGGTGCTCCAATTTTGTCTCTACCTGATggtacggatgattttgtggtttattgtgatgcctcgCATCAAGGTCtaggttgtgtgttgatgcaacgagacaaagtcatcgcttatgCATCGCGTCAGTTAAag gccaacgttgtTGCGGACGCCTTGAGTCggaaagaaagggttaagacttTACGTGTTCGTGCGTTAGGATTAACAATCCAAACGAGCCTCACCACCCAAATTCGTGACGCACAACGTGAAGCTCTTAAACCGGAGTTTATTAAGGAAGAATCTTTGCGCGGCATGGAACAACAATTGGAACCTAAGGAAGATGAAACGTTGTACTTCATGGGTCGTGTTTGGGTTCCATTGTTTGGCGGGTTACGTAATATAGTTTtagatgaagctcataagtcgaAGTATTCGATTCATccaggtgctgataagatgtatcatgaTTTGAAGGAATTTTATTGGTGGCCCAATCTTAAAGGCGATATTGCGACCTACGTGggaaagtgtttgacttgttctaaagttaaggccgaatatcagaagccaTCTGGCTTGTTACAACAACCTGAAATCCcgatatggaaatgggaacaaatttctaTGGATTTCATTTCAAAGTTACCTAGAACATCTAAGGGTAATGAcatgatttgg GAAGTAGTGGCACGTCATGGGGTGCCTGTTTCTATAATCTCTGGCAGAGATGGCCGTTTTATTTCAAG ttatcacacgagCATCAAAGCTGCTCCATTTGAGGCTTTGTATGGAAGGAAGTGTCGGTCCCCGTTGTGTTGGGCGGAGGTCGGTGAGAAACAGTTGATTGGTCCAGAATTGGTTCAAGAAACCACGGACAAGATTTTTCAGATCagagaccgtatcaaggcggctcgtgatcgtcagaaaagttacgcggaCGTTGGGCGTAAACCCTTAAccttcgaggtcggagacaaagttttgctaaaagtctcaccttggaaggatGTTGCAAGGTTCGGTAAGCGTGGTAAGCTTAATCCGAGGTATATTGGGCCGTTCGAGGTTTTAAGCAAGGTTGGTACCGTCGCGTACAAACTAAAGTTGCCCGATGAGCTTAGTAGCGTTCATAAcacattccatgtgtcgaacTTGAAGAAGTGTCTAGCCGACGAGACGCTTATCATTCCTACAGATGAAATCTGTATCGATGACAAACTCCACTTTATTGAAGAACCGGTCGAGGTTACGGACTGGAAAGTCCAAAAGTTGAGGAGGAGTCGTATTAaattggttaaagttcgctggaaCTCCAagcgtggacctgagtttacatgggaacgcgaggatcaaaTGAAGAcaaagtatccccacctatttGAGAAGACTCCTGTTCAGGATGACTcggcttga